One window of the Dehalococcoidia bacterium genome contains the following:
- a CDS encoding lysophospholipid acyltransferase family protein — translation MPDAVVAPWYWANTRTWAWLLVHVNARLEVVGRENVPLKGPFILASNHISLADPPIITVETPRRIVWMAKQELFQSPILGPLLRLFGCISVRRFEADLRALRRARQSLERGLALGMFPEGTRSGRPGMGRAYPGTALLALQTGVPVLPVGIMGTENIRLPRDFWAFLRGRKPVKLVFGRPLQLERPPRITTPVVEEATQVIMLHIARLLDPPYRGFYASLEGRFFAEDVGRTWRSS, via the coding sequence GTGCCTGACGCCGTCGTCGCCCCCTGGTACTGGGCTAACACCCGCACGTGGGCGTGGCTCCTCGTCCACGTCAATGCCCGCCTAGAGGTGGTGGGCAGGGAGAACGTACCCCTTAAGGGCCCGTTCATCCTTGCCAGCAACCACATATCCCTGGCCGACCCACCTATAATCACCGTGGAGACGCCACGGCGCATCGTGTGGATGGCCAAGCAGGAGCTATTCCAATCACCGATCCTGGGCCCGTTGCTGCGCCTCTTCGGGTGCATATCAGTGCGCCGCTTCGAGGCCGACCTGAGGGCCTTGCGGCGGGCGCGCCAGTCCCTGGAGAGGGGGCTGGCCCTAGGCATGTTCCCCGAGGGAACGCGCAGCGGGCGTCCAGGCATGGGCCGGGCCTATCCCGGCACCGCCCTCCTGGCTCTACAGACGGGGGTGCCGGTGCTGCCCGTGGGCATTATGGGCACCGAGAACATCAGGCTGCCCAGGGACTTCTGGGCCTTCCTCAGAGGCAGAAAACCTGTAAAGCTCGTCTTCGGCCGCCCCTTGCAGCTGGAGCGACCGCCACGCATCACCACCCCAGTGGTGGAAGAGGCCACGCAGGTCATCATGTTGCACATCGCTCGGCTACTAGACCCTCCCTATAGGGGGTTTTATGCTAGCCTTGAGGGAAGGTTTTTTGCCGAGGACGTAGGGAGAACATGGAGATCATCCTAG
- the cmk gene encoding (d)CMP kinase, translating into MGCRHLKIAIDGPGAAGKTSVGREVAHRLGYAFVDTGLLYRALTWVALSRGISADDAAALTALAQEIHVELYPAPPEAVEPTVITVDGQDITPFLRHPKVEEVVSRISQIASVREALLGLQRRLAQQGCVVVAGRDIGTVVLPDADVKVYLDAPLAERARRRLRQLRELGQRATLQEVMRELQHRDEMDSHRPVAPLRPAPDAVIIDTEGLSLEQVVERVMSLVEARCA; encoded by the coding sequence ATGGGATGCAGGCACCTCAAGATCGCCATCGATGGGCCTGGGGCGGCGGGCAAGACCTCTGTGGGGCGGGAGGTGGCCCACCGTCTGGGCTATGCCTTCGTGGATACAGGCCTCCTCTACCGTGCCCTCACCTGGGTGGCCTTAAGCAGGGGCATCAGCGCCGACGACGCCGCCGCCCTGACAGCCCTGGCGCAGGAGATACATGTGGAGCTATACCCGGCCCCGCCAGAGGCGGTGGAGCCCACCGTCATTACAGTGGACGGTCAAGACATCACCCCTTTCCTGCGCCATCCCAAGGTGGAGGAGGTGGTCTCCCGCATCTCCCAGATCGCCTCCGTCAGGGAAGCTTTGCTGGGGCTGCAGCGCCGTCTGGCCCAACAGGGCTGTGTGGTGGTAGCGGGACGGGACATCGGCACCGTGGTCCTGCCCGATGCCGATGTGAAGGTCTACCTGGACGCGCCCCTGGCCGAGCGGGCCCGCCGCCGCCTCCGCCAATTGAGGGAGCTGGGCCAGAGGGCTACCCTCCAAGAGGTGATGCGGGAGCTGCAGCATCGGGACGAGATGGATTCCCACCGGCCGGTGGCCCCCCTCCGGCCAGCCCCTGACGCCGTCATCATCGATACCGAAGGCCTGAGCTTGGAGCAGGTGGTGGAGAGGGTGATGAGCCTTGTGGAGGCAAGGTGTGCCTGA
- a CDS encoding acyl-CoA dehydrogenase family protein: MAETTLYTLITPEIRELRAKTKAFMEENIYPNEPVFRRGGSEADELMKSLRQKVKQMGMWAPHMPKEAGGMGIGFLKYVFMNEILGRSFWAPIAFGCQAPDSGNAEILWLFGTEEQKERWLKPLVNGDIYSCFSMTEPHTPGSDPTMLQTQAVRDGDEWVINGRKWFTSGAGRAAFAIVMAVTDPDAHPHRRATMIIVPTDTPGFKIVRSIPVMGEEHSEHYEVEYDNCRVPITNTLGQPGDGFLIAQKRLGPGRIHHCMRWLGQCQRAFEMMCRRALDRHAFGGPLADKQAIQWMIAESAAEIQAFRLLTMHAAAKIDRGEDARVEISLIKFFGAEVLNRVIDRAVQVHGALGVTEDTPLSMMFRQARMGRIYDGPDEVHKMVVARRILNTFRQGQVWEFE; the protein is encoded by the coding sequence ATGGCTGAGACGACGCTGTATACTCTCATCACCCCTGAGATAAGGGAGCTGCGGGCCAAGACCAAGGCCTTTATGGAGGAGAACATATACCCCAACGAGCCCGTATTTCGCCGTGGTGGTTCCGAAGCCGATGAGCTCATGAAGTCCCTCCGCCAGAAAGTGAAGCAGATGGGCATGTGGGCCCCCCATATGCCCAAGGAGGCCGGGGGCATGGGCATCGGCTTCCTGAAGTACGTGTTCATGAACGAGATCTTGGGCCGTAGCTTCTGGGCCCCCATCGCCTTTGGCTGTCAGGCCCCCGACTCAGGCAACGCCGAGATCCTATGGCTCTTCGGCACTGAGGAGCAAAAGGAACGCTGGCTTAAGCCCCTGGTGAACGGCGATATCTATTCCTGCTTCTCCATGACGGAGCCTCATACCCCCGGCTCGGACCCCACCATGCTTCAGACGCAGGCTGTTCGGGACGGGGACGAGTGGGTTATCAATGGCCGCAAGTGGTTCACATCGGGTGCTGGCAGGGCGGCCTTCGCCATCGTCATGGCCGTCACCGACCCCGACGCCCATCCCCACCGCCGGGCCACCATGATCATCGTGCCCACTGATACCCCTGGCTTCAAGATCGTGCGGTCCATCCCCGTGATGGGGGAGGAGCACAGCGAGCACTACGAAGTGGAGTACGACAACTGTCGCGTGCCCATCACCAACACCCTGGGCCAGCCTGGGGATGGGTTCCTCATCGCCCAGAAGCGGCTGGGGCCAGGTCGGATCCATCACTGCATGCGGTGGTTGGGCCAGTGCCAACGGGCCTTCGAGATGATGTGTCGACGGGCTCTCGACCGGCACGCCTTTGGCGGTCCCTTGGCCGATAAGCAGGCCATCCAGTGGATGATCGCCGAGTCGGCGGCCGAGATCCAGGCCTTTCGCCTCCTCACCATGCACGCCGCGGCCAAGATCGACCGCGGCGAGGACGCCCGGGTGGAGATCTCGCTCATCAAGTTCTTTGGGGCCGAGGTCCTGAACCGGGTGATAGACCGGGCGGTGCAGGTGCACGGGGCCCTGGGGGTGACTGAGGACACGCCCCTATCCATGATGTTCCGTCAGGCCCGTATGGGGCGCATTTACGATGGGCCCGACGAGGTGCACAAGATGGTGGTGGCCCGCCGCATCCTCAACACTTTCCGTCAGGGCCAGGTTTGGGAGTTCGAGTAG
- a CDS encoding formyltransferase family protein has protein sequence MLRLGWFSTARGQTSPKLLRAVQEAISTGRLRAHIEVVFCNREPGEDPNTDRFLELVRSYGIPLVCYSYRRFRKERGLPPVRQGEPLPPWRREYDEVVMRLLEPYPFDVGVLAGYMLIASDIMCQRYDLLNLHPAPPGGPVGVWQEVIWQLIAVKAERSGVTMHLATPEVDRGPPVAYCLYPLRGPSFDPLWQEVEGRSVLELRRVEGEDNRLFQEIRRHGVARELPMVVETLRALADGRVAIRRKQVVDAHGRPIPGLDLTPEIERVVTA, from the coding sequence ATGTTGCGTCTAGGATGGTTCTCCACCGCCCGTGGCCAGACCTCCCCCAAGCTCCTGCGCGCCGTGCAGGAGGCCATCAGCACGGGGCGCCTGCGCGCCCACATCGAGGTGGTCTTCTGCAACCGGGAGCCCGGCGAGGACCCCAACACAGACCGATTCCTGGAGCTGGTACGCTCCTATGGCATCCCTCTGGTGTGCTATTCATATCGCCGCTTCCGTAAGGAGAGGGGCCTGCCACCTGTGCGGCAAGGCGAGCCCCTGCCCCCCTGGCGTCGCGAATACGATGAGGTGGTGATGCGCCTGCTGGAGCCCTACCCCTTCGATGTAGGGGTGTTGGCCGGCTATATGCTCATCGCCAGCGACATCATGTGCCAACGTTACGACCTACTGAACCTTCATCCTGCTCCCCCAGGGGGTCCTGTGGGGGTATGGCAAGAGGTCATCTGGCAGCTCATAGCAGTGAAGGCCGAACGCTCTGGGGTGACCATGCATTTGGCCACCCCGGAGGTGGACCGAGGCCCGCCAGTAGCGTATTGCCTTTACCCCCTCCGCGGCCCCTCCTTTGACCCCCTCTGGCAGGAGGTGGAGGGACGCTCGGTGCTAGAGCTACGCCGAGTCGAAGGGGAGGACAACCGCCTTTTCCAGGAGATAAGACGCCACGGGGTGGCCCGCGAACTTCCCATGGTAGTGGAGACATTGCGGGCCCTGGCCGATGGCCGGGTGGCCATCCGCCGAAAGCAAGTGGTGGACGCCCATGGCCGCCCCATCCCCGGCCTGGACCTCACCCCGGAGATCGAGAGGGTCGTGACGGCGTAA
- a CDS encoding PHP domain-containing protein produces MKAKLLRADLHTHTYYSPDALSSPGRFVSACLDRGIDCVAITDHNTLAGARLMERLCPFKVIVGEEIRTQEGEVIGLFLQEEVPPGLTLEETVRRIKEQGGLVMVPHPFDRFRKGVGQEGLERILPYVDLIEVFNARTIMAADNKAAQRFAEAHGLPGVSVSDAHSPWEVGRSMVELPHFDGPESFLEALKDARLIARPSTPMVHLVSRWAALRRALGWPPLRG; encoded by the coding sequence ATGAAGGCCAAGCTTCTGCGCGCCGACCTCCATACTCACACCTACTATTCGCCCGATGCCCTCTCCTCCCCTGGCCGCTTCGTCTCTGCCTGCCTGGACCGAGGCATCGACTGCGTGGCCATCACCGACCACAATACCCTAGCCGGTGCCCGCCTCATGGAGCGCCTTTGCCCCTTCAAGGTCATCGTGGGCGAGGAGATCAGGACGCAAGAGGGCGAGGTTATCGGCCTGTTCCTCCAGGAGGAGGTGCCCCCCGGGCTCACGCTGGAGGAGACAGTACGCCGCATCAAGGAGCAAGGGGGCCTGGTGATGGTACCCCACCCCTTCGACCGCTTCCGCAAAGGGGTTGGCCAAGAGGGGCTCGAGCGCATCCTCCCTTATGTAGACTTGATAGAGGTGTTTAACGCGCGCACCATAATGGCAGCTGACAACAAGGCCGCTCAGCGCTTCGCTGAGGCCCATGGGCTGCCAGGGGTATCGGTGAGCGATGCCCATTCCCCATGGGAGGTGGGCCGCTCCATGGTTGAGCTGCCCCACTTCGATGGCCCTGAGTCCTTCTTGGAAGCGCTGAAGGATGCCCGGCTTATAGCGCGTCCGTCCACCCCTATGGTCCATCTAGTCAGCCGTTGGGCTGCCCTGAGAAGGGCCCTTGGCTGGCCCCCGCTCAGAGGGTGA
- the xseB gene encoding exodeoxyribonuclease VII small subunit has product MASEEPSFEELYHRLEEVVARLEAGGLGLEEALGLYEEGMRLARRCQEMLNAAELRITRLREELGLYTGEGATLPQEDWGD; this is encoded by the coding sequence ATGGCTTCTGAGGAGCCTTCCTTTGAGGAGCTTTACCACCGCTTGGAGGAGGTGGTGGCCCGCCTGGAGGCAGGGGGCCTAGGTTTGGAGGAGGCTCTGGGCCTTTACGAGGAAGGGATGCGTCTGGCCCGCCGCTGCCAGGAGATGCTGAACGCTGCCGAGCTACGCATCACCCGCCTGCGGGAGGAGCTGGGGCTGTATACTGGAGAGGGTGCGACCCTTCCCCAAGAGGATTGGGGCGACTAG
- the xseA gene encoding exodeoxyribonuclease VII large subunit, which yields MLEVWSVSQLAQTVQEAIRAETRLSDLWLEGEVSNIRLGHGGHLYFTIKDHQAQVRCVMFGGRWRAATLENGHHVLAHGRVDYFIARGDLQFYVDFIEAAGVGIFRAEFERVRKKLEEEGLFDVARKRPLPPFPQRIGVATSPVGAVFHDICNVIGRRWPLAEVVLAPTPVQGAEAVAGIVAAIRRLNEEGVDVIIVARGGGSWEELWPFNEEAVARAIFASRVPVIAGVGHEPDITIADLVADQRAPTPSAAAELAVPDATQMARLIHTHMQTLDTALGQLLDGRRRELRHTLARLQAHAPSVAAWEQRLAGLWHRLAELSQLQMQRLRQRLDGLRAQLDALNPRAVLARGYAIVQKRGDKVVTSVAHVAPGDALDVFVVDGCFPAEVSQQYGF from the coding sequence GTGTTAGAGGTCTGGTCTGTCTCCCAGTTGGCGCAGACGGTGCAAGAGGCCATCAGGGCTGAGACCCGCCTAAGCGACCTGTGGCTGGAAGGGGAGGTCTCCAACATCCGCCTCGGCCACGGCGGCCACCTTTACTTCACCATCAAGGACCATCAGGCCCAGGTGCGGTGCGTCATGTTCGGCGGGCGTTGGCGGGCGGCGACGCTGGAGAACGGCCACCACGTCCTAGCCCACGGAAGGGTGGACTACTTCATAGCCCGGGGAGACCTGCAGTTCTATGTCGACTTCATCGAGGCGGCGGGGGTGGGCATCTTTCGGGCAGAGTTCGAGCGGGTGCGCAAGAAGCTGGAGGAGGAGGGGCTCTTCGATGTGGCCCGCAAGCGGCCATTGCCTCCCTTTCCCCAGCGCATTGGAGTAGCCACCTCCCCTGTGGGCGCCGTTTTCCACGACATATGTAACGTCATCGGGCGGCGCTGGCCTCTGGCGGAGGTGGTGTTGGCCCCCACGCCAGTGCAAGGGGCAGAGGCGGTTGCTGGCATCGTGGCCGCCATTCGCCGGCTCAACGAGGAGGGGGTGGATGTCATCATCGTGGCCCGCGGTGGCGGCTCCTGGGAGGAGCTGTGGCCCTTCAACGAGGAAGCGGTGGCCAGGGCCATCTTCGCCAGCCGCGTCCCTGTCATCGCCGGTGTGGGGCACGAACCGGACATCACCATCGCCGACCTGGTGGCTGACCAACGCGCCCCCACACCTTCGGCAGCAGCCGAGCTGGCGGTGCCCGATGCTACGCAGATGGCGCGCCTGATCCATACCCACATGCAGACGCTGGACACAGCCCTGGGCCAGCTATTGGATGGGAGGCGGCGAGAGCTGCGCCACACCCTGGCCAGGCTACAGGCTCATGCCCCCAGCGTGGCGGCGTGGGAGCAGCGACTCGCCGGCCTCTGGCACCGCCTGGCCGAGCTGAGCCAGCTCCAGATGCAGAGGCTTCGCCAAAGGCTGGACGGCCTTCGGGCCCAGCTGGATGCCTTGAACCCGCGGGCCGTCCTGGCGCGGGGCTACGCCATCGTGCAGAAGCGGGGTGACAAGGTGGTCACCTCTGTGGCCCACGTGGCCCCTGGCGATGCCCTGGACGTCTTCGTGGTCGATGGGTGCTTCCCAGCGGAGGTATCCCAGCAGTATGGCTTCTGA
- the efp gene encoding elongation factor P, producing MIDTGDLKRGIAIELDGTIYRVLDFHHLKLGRGTAQVRLKLKDIRGGHIIERTVQAGTRFPLARVVKQPAQYLYREGDIHYFMNTETYEQFPVSSEVLGDAIYYLTENTPCELLLYEEQVVGVELPAAVELAVVETEPWVKGDTAQGGTKPAKLETGLVVQVPLFVSTGDRVKVDTRTGAYLERVS from the coding sequence ATGATCGATACGGGCGACCTAAAGCGTGGGATCGCCATCGAGCTAGACGGCACCATCTACCGAGTGCTAGACTTCCACCACCTGAAGCTGGGGAGGGGGACGGCCCAGGTGCGCCTGAAGCTCAAGGACATCCGAGGGGGGCACATCATCGAGCGCACCGTCCAGGCCGGCACCCGCTTCCCCTTGGCACGCGTGGTCAAACAGCCCGCCCAATACCTCTACCGGGAGGGCGACATCCACTACTTTATGAACACGGAGACCTACGAACAGTTCCCTGTGAGTTCGGAGGTCCTGGGGGATGCCATCTACTACCTCACCGAGAACACCCCCTGCGAGCTCCTGCTCTATGAGGAACAGGTAGTGGGAGTGGAGCTGCCGGCAGCGGTGGAGCTAGCGGTGGTGGAGACGGAGCCCTGGGTCAAGGGCGATACTGCTCAGGGAGGCACCAAGCCCGCCAAACTGGAGACGGGGCTAGTGGTGCAGGTGCCCCTCTTCGTCAGCACAGGCGACCGGGTGAAGGTGGATACCCGCACCGGCGCTTACTTGGAACGGGTAAGCTGA
- a CDS encoding Xaa-Pro peptidase family protein, with translation MKERLQRLRVRMAEEGLDALLVGSPVEDIFKTYGANRRYLSGFTGSVGWLLVGQEVAFIAVDFRYYEQAQKEAPHFVLFPAKGQIGDWWADLVQEAGLAGKRIGYEPQGMTVATLEAIQKAVAAMPSHQRPQLVPAPPLVEEMRAIKDPEELAAIERAVALADEAFTAVACRIEPGWTETQVAWEIEKYARERGAEGLAFPTIVAAGEWAALPHAQPRPRPIGEGEPIVIDMGVRVDGYCSDLTRTIVLGRPDGRLQQIYDIVLTAQLTAEELVRPGMTGEEAHMLAHRVIAEAGYGERFGHGLGHGVGLLVHEAPRLAPRSQDVLRPGMVVTIEPGIYIPGWGGVRIEDTVVVEDGKVRVLSKAPKVLQI, from the coding sequence ATGAAGGAGAGGTTGCAACGCCTGCGGGTGCGTATGGCAGAGGAGGGGCTGGATGCTCTCCTAGTGGGGAGCCCTGTGGAGGATATCTTCAAGACTTATGGGGCCAATCGGCGTTATCTCTCGGGCTTTACCGGCTCTGTGGGCTGGCTCCTAGTGGGCCAAGAGGTGGCGTTCATCGCCGTGGACTTCCGATACTACGAGCAGGCCCAGAAGGAGGCCCCCCATTTCGTCCTTTTCCCTGCCAAGGGCCAGATAGGGGATTGGTGGGCAGATCTGGTGCAAGAGGCGGGTCTTGCCGGTAAACGTATAGGCTATGAGCCCCAAGGCATGACCGTGGCCACCTTGGAAGCCATCCAGAAGGCGGTGGCCGCTATGCCGTCGCATCAAAGGCCCCAGCTGGTGCCTGCACCGCCGCTAGTGGAGGAGATGAGGGCAATCAAGGATCCAGAAGAGCTGGCAGCCATCGAGCGGGCGGTGGCCTTGGCTGACGAGGCCTTCACAGCCGTGGCCTGCCGCATCGAGCCAGGGTGGACGGAGACCCAGGTGGCCTGGGAGATAGAGAAATACGCCCGCGAGCGGGGGGCGGAAGGCCTCGCCTTCCCCACCATCGTGGCCGCCGGGGAGTGGGCGGCCTTACCCCATGCCCAGCCCCGCCCCCGCCCCATTGGGGAGGGCGAGCCCATCGTCATCGACATGGGTGTACGGGTAGATGGTTACTGCTCCGACCTTACCCGCACCATCGTCCTGGGGCGCCCCGATGGCCGTCTGCAACAGATCTATGACATCGTGTTGACGGCCCAGCTGACAGCCGAGGAGCTGGTGCGGCCTGGTATGACGGGCGAGGAGGCCCATATGCTGGCCCACCGGGTCATCGCTGAGGCCGGATACGGGGAGCGGTTCGGGCATGGCCTGGGCCATGGCGTCGGCCTACTGGTGCACGAGGCCCCACGCCTGGCGCCCCGTTCTCAGGACGTCCTGCGCCCGGGCATGGTGGTCACCATCGAGCCAGGCATCTATATACCGGGGTGGGGCGGCGTGCGCATCGAAGACACGGTGGTGGTGGAGGATGGCAAGGTACGGGTGCTATCCAAAGCACCCAAGGTGCTGCAGATATAA